TAGACCGGGTAGAGGGGGATCAGCTCGTCGAGGAACGCGAGCGCCTGGATGCGCCGCGCGAACGTGTCAGTGGATCAATGTCGTCGCATGCCGCGATCGTCGCATGCGGCGCCAGCTCTTTTCCGCCGAGCGGTGTGCGTTCCGGCGACCTATGCCCTGCCGGAACGCACAACGCTNCTAGCCCTGCGCGGCCGCGGCGAGGCGCGCCAGCATCGGCGGCGTGTCGTGCGCGGGCAGCACGGCCTCGATGAACACCATTCGGTCCGGCGCCGCCGACGCCGCCGTGAGTGCGGACCGCAGCTCCCGCCTGCTGGTCGCGCGGTAGGTGTAGGCCTGCGGCGCGAACGAGCGCACCACGCCACTCCAGTTCCACGGCGTGATGTCGTGATAGGACGCCTCCGGGTTCCGGAGCGCGCGCTCGATCGTGTACCCGGCGTTGTTCACGACGATCACGACCGGCGCGAGGCCGTTCGCCGCCATCGTGCCCAGCTCCTGGACCGTCATCTGCGCCGCGCCGTCGCCGATCACCAGCACTGGCCGACGGTGCGGCTCGGCCAGCCCGGCGCCGAGCGTCGCGGGCAGGGTGTAACCGATCGAGCTCCAGACGGGCTGGGCGACGAACGCGGTGTCGGCCGGGAACGTCACGCTGACCGCACCCCAGAACGCCGTTCCGATCTCGGCCAGCAGCGTCGACCCCGCCGGCAGCCACTCCTCCAGGCTCTCCCAGAGCGAGATCTGGGTCAGCGCATCGGTGACCGGCGCGTGCTCGTCCTCGGCGCGGCGTCCGAGAACGGCGGAGGCCGGCAGCCCGGCGGCAGGCAGCGTCGCGTACTCCCCGGCCAGGCCGGTGAGCGCCGCCAGAGCCGCGCGCATCGGCACGCCTTCGAACCGCTCCCCCGCGACGTACGCGGTGGTTCCGCGGAGGTCGATCGTGTGCGCGACGTCCTCGCGGGCCGTGAACATGCCGGCGACCACGTCGGTCATCAGCGTGCCGACCGTGATCAGGACGGCCGCCTGGTCGACGGCGCGCCGCGCGGATTTGACGCCCAGGTCGCCGCAGTAGACACCGGCGAAGCAGGGGTGGTCCTCGTCGAGGCATCCCTTGCTGGACACCAGCGTGACGAACGGCAGCGGACCGGCTTCGACCAGTGCCCGCAGCTCCCGGGCGGCGCCCCGGCGCTCGACCTCGTGGCCGGCGACCACCGTCACCTGACCGTCCTTGGCCCGCAGCAGCGCCCGCGCGGCGTTGGCGAACGCGGCGAGCGCCGGTGCGTCCACCGGGGCGGACCAGACCGGAGTCGCGAGCCGCTGCGCGTCGACCAGGGCGTCCGCGACGTCGACCGGGATGCTCAGGTAGACCGGCCGGGACGTCGCCAGGGCGGTGGCCAGGACGTCGTCGATCTGCGACGCGGCGTTCTCGTGCGTCAGGACTTCGGTCGCCGCGGTGACCTCGCGGTACGCCCGCGCGAAGTGCCCCAGGTCGCCGTCGGCCAGCGTGTGGTGGAGCAGCGCCCCGCCTGCGTTGGTGGCCGGAGCGCCGGTGATCTGGACGACGGGCACCTGCTCGGCGTAGCTGCCGGCGATCGCGTTGAGGCAGCTCAGCTCGCCGACGCCGTACGTCGTCACCAGCGCGGCGAGTCCTCGGCGGCGGGCGTAGGCGTCCGCCGCGTATCCGGCGTTGAGCTCGTTCGGGGAGCCGATCCAGCGCTGCTGACCGCCCGCGAGCAGGCCGTCGATCAGCCCCAGGTTGAAGTCACCGGGGACGCCGAACAGGTGCGCCACCCCGTGCTGCCGTAAACGCTCGGCCAGATACGTCGCGACAGTGACCTCACGTGTAACGCCCATGCTCGTCAAGTTGCCGTTCAGAATGCAGAACGACAAGATGTACGCGGTTCACTGAGCAAAATGCTTAATGTTGACGCCGGGGGCGAGCGAAGATTGAGCGAAACGCGCATCGTTGACCGGACCGACGCCGCCATCCTGCTGGCCCTGGACGCCGACCCGCTGGCGACCACCACCGCGCTCTCGGAGCAGCTGCGGTTCGCCCGGAACACGGTGCAGAGCCGGCAGCGACGGCTGGAGGCCGACGGGTCGCTCGCACCGCCGTCCAGCCGGCTCAACCGTGCGGCGATGGGGTACTCGCTGCTCGCGTTCGTCTCGATCGAGATCAGCCAGGGCGAGCTCGACCCGACCGTCGAGGCGCTGTCGGCGATCCCCGAGGTACTGGAGCTCCACGCGGTGACCGGCGACGCCGACCTGATCGCGCAGGTCGTGGCGACCGACCCCGAGGATCTGCACCGGGTGACCCGGCAGATCGTCGGGGCGTACGGCGTGATGCGTACCAGCACGAGCCTGGCCGCTCGCGAGCTGATCCCCCGCCGGATGCGCCCCCTGCTGGAGCGAGCCCTCACGTAAGCCGCCCCGCCGACGCGGCGACCGCGGGTACCTAGCGCATCGCGCGGACGCGGTCGGCGTGGGCGAGTTGGAGCGCGCGCCCGCGCTCCAGGAACCGGGTCACGATCCGCAGCTCCTCGTCGGTGTACTCGGCGAGCAGCGCCGTGCCCTCGGTGCCGATCGGCTCGTAGATCGCGGCGATGAGTTCCCGGGCGGTCTCGGTGAGCACGAGCACCGCCCGGCGCCGGTCGGCCGGGTCGGGCGTCCGGGTGAGGTAGCCGGCGGCGGCCAGTCGTTGGATCGCGGTGCTGGTCGCGGCGGGGCTCAGCCGGACCGCGGTCGCCGCCTCCCCCGCCGTGAGCCGCTCCCGGACGGCGAGCGTGGCGAGGATCGAGGCGTCGGTCGGATTGATGCCGAGCACGGCGCACGCCTGCTCGTCGACCGCGCCCGCGGCGGCGCCGAACTCCGCGGCGGCCCGCGCCGCCCGGTCGATCAGGTCTTGCCGCCCGTCCGACGATTGCTTCGACACTCGAAAGAGCCTACCGTGAGCAAAACGTTTCGAGAACCGAAGGAATCTCATGACCACGCTCCCCCGCTGGCTCCCGACGGCCAACCGCGTCGTCCGCGCGCTCAACCGGGCCAACCTGCGGCTCGGCACGATCCACGTGCTCACGGTTCCGGGCCGCGTCTCCGGCAAGCCGCGCGCCACCCCGATCTCCCCGCTGCGGGTGAACGGTCACCGCTACGTGATCGCCGGCCTCGTCGACGCCCAGTGGGCACGCAACGTCCGCGCGGCCGGCGTCGGCACGCTGGCCCACGGACGCCGCACCGAGCCGGTGCGGCTGACCGAGGTCACCGACCCCGACCTCCGCCGTGCGGTGATGCACGCGTTCCCGTCCGAGGTACCGCACGGT
The window above is part of the Cryptosporangium minutisporangium genome. Proteins encoded here:
- a CDS encoding MarR family transcriptional regulator, encoding MSKQSSDGRQDLIDRAARAAAEFGAAAGAVDEQACAVLGINPTDASILATLAVRERLTAGEAATAVRLSPAATSTAIQRLAAAGYLTRTPDPADRRRAVLVLTETARELIAAIYEPIGTEGTALLAEYTDEELRIVTRFLERGRALQLAHADRVRAMR
- a CDS encoding alpha-keto acid decarboxylase family protein, which encodes MGVTREVTVATYLAERLRQHGVAHLFGVPGDFNLGLIDGLLAGGQQRWIGSPNELNAGYAADAYARRRGLAALVTTYGVGELSCLNAIAGSYAEQVPVVQITGAPATNAGGALLHHTLADGDLGHFARAYREVTAATEVLTHENAASQIDDVLATALATSRPVYLSIPVDVADALVDAQRLATPVWSAPVDAPALAAFANAARALLRAKDGQVTVVAGHEVERRGAARELRALVEAGPLPFVTLVSSKGCLDEDHPCFAGVYCGDLGVKSARRAVDQAAVLITVGTLMTDVVAGMFTAREDVAHTIDLRGTTAYVAGERFEGVPMRAALAALTGLAGEYATLPAAGLPASAVLGRRAEDEHAPVTDALTQISLWESLEEWLPAGSTLLAEIGTAFWGAVSVTFPADTAFVAQPVWSSIGYTLPATLGAGLAEPHRRPVLVIGDGAAQMTVQELGTMAANGLAPVVIVVNNAGYTIERALRNPEASYHDITPWNWSGVVRSFAPQAYTYRATSRRELRSALTAASAAPDRMVFIEAVLPAHDTPPMLARLAAAAQG
- a CDS encoding Lrp/AsnC family transcriptional regulator; protein product: MSETRIVDRTDAAILLALDADPLATTTALSEQLRFARNTVQSRQRRLEADGSLAPPSSRLNRAAMGYSLLAFVSIEISQGELDPTVEALSAIPEVLELHAVTGDADLIAQVVATDPEDLHRVTRQIVGAYGVMRTSTSLAARELIPRRMRPLLERALT
- a CDS encoding nitroreductase/quinone reductase family protein, with the translated sequence MTTLPRWLPTANRVVRALNRANLRLGTIHVLTVPGRVSGKPRATPISPLRVNGHRYVIAGLVDAQWARNVRAAGVGTLAHGRRTEPVRLTEVTDPDLRRAVMHAFPSEVPHGVPFFVRIGLVRGADPDEFAAAADQVAVFRVDSERPGSHEGSRAG